From a single Mycolicibacterium moriokaense genomic region:
- a CDS encoding long-chain-fatty-acid--CoA ligase encodes MAIWCEDRRTSVRELDERSNRVASALLADGVAPGDRVAFMGNNSEFFHEMLYGCAKAGIVLVSVNYRLTAPEVRFILKNSGSKTFVTDAAMLTLAQEATQGTTATRIRVIGGAGEDDYAQWRDARGSDPINVDVSVDDPVIQVYTSGTTGFPKGAVIPHRTFTEMLRLAHQVPGRPLWWANGESILCPMPNFHVGGSLFPFWVTLQGATIILMPKFTPDDVLDAIEAHSAAAFVAVPEMLQMILANPRTAGVDFSGLRYIYYGAAPMSQALLKQCMETFGCRFTQTYGMTEHSIICLLGPDDHGVDKAERMMSVGRRTPGMDTEVLGPDGNPVAAGEVGEICVRSSAMMLGYWGSDGAVDPCVDANGWFHTGDAGYFDRDGYLFLKDRIKDMLISGGENVYPAEIECVLAEHPAVIEAAVVGMKSQQWGEVPKAYVVRRHAVDAATLQLFASEYLARYKVPKEIEFIDQLPRTASGKVLRRELRERANRGTGTAS; translated from the coding sequence GTGGCGATCTGGTGTGAGGATCGACGGACGAGCGTTCGCGAGCTGGACGAGCGGTCGAATCGCGTCGCTTCGGCGCTGCTGGCCGACGGCGTGGCTCCCGGTGACCGGGTTGCATTCATGGGAAACAACTCGGAGTTCTTTCACGAAATGCTCTACGGCTGCGCCAAAGCGGGGATCGTCTTGGTCTCGGTCAACTATCGTCTCACCGCCCCCGAAGTTCGGTTCATCCTGAAGAACAGCGGGAGCAAGACATTCGTGACCGACGCCGCGATGCTCACTCTCGCGCAGGAGGCGACGCAGGGAACGACCGCAACGCGGATTCGCGTCATCGGCGGTGCCGGAGAAGACGATTACGCGCAGTGGCGCGATGCGCGCGGCAGCGACCCCATCAATGTCGATGTCTCCGTTGATGATCCGGTCATCCAGGTCTATACCAGCGGAACGACCGGCTTTCCGAAAGGGGCGGTGATCCCGCACAGGACCTTCACGGAGATGCTGCGTCTCGCACATCAGGTCCCGGGCCGCCCGCTGTGGTGGGCGAACGGCGAATCGATCCTCTGCCCCATGCCCAACTTCCACGTCGGTGGCTCACTGTTCCCGTTCTGGGTGACATTGCAGGGGGCAACGATCATTCTGATGCCGAAGTTCACGCCGGATGACGTGCTCGATGCTATCGAGGCCCATTCGGCGGCGGCCTTCGTCGCCGTGCCCGAGATGCTGCAGATGATCCTGGCCAACCCACGCACTGCTGGAGTCGACTTCAGCGGGCTCCGATACATCTACTACGGCGCTGCTCCGATGTCACAGGCCTTGCTGAAGCAGTGTATGGAGACCTTCGGCTGCAGGTTCACCCAGACCTACGGAATGACCGAACACTCCATCATCTGTCTCCTCGGACCAGACGACCACGGTGTCGACAAAGCCGAGCGAATGATGTCGGTCGGCCGCCGTACACCGGGAATGGACACAGAGGTCCTCGGCCCGGACGGAAACCCTGTCGCAGCCGGCGAGGTGGGCGAGATCTGCGTCCGGTCCTCAGCGATGATGCTGGGGTATTGGGGCAGCGACGGTGCCGTCGATCCTTGCGTCGACGCGAACGGCTGGTTCCACACCGGCGACGCCGGCTACTTCGACCGGGATGGATATCTCTTCCTGAAGGACCGGATCAAAGACATGCTCATCTCCGGAGGCGAGAACGTCTATCCGGCTGAAATCGAATGTGTCCTGGCCGAGCACCCCGCCGTGATCGAAGCGGCGGTGGTCGGAATGAAAAGTCAGCAGTGGGGCGAAGTACCAAAGGCATACGTGGTCCGGCGGCACGCCGTGGATGCCGCGACGCTACAGCTCTTCGCGTCCGAATACCTCGCTCGGTACAAGGTGCCGAAAGAGATCGAGTTCATCGACCAACTGCCGCGAACTGCGTCAGGAAAAGTACTCAGAAGGGAGCTTCGCGAGCGCGCCAACCGAGGAACGGGCACGGCCAGCTGA
- a CDS encoding phytanoyl-CoA dioxygenase family protein: MSAPTTGVREITVEESASFRENGWVKLDNFLPTDVAAELLEGAKRLLGPDGTGHTARRGVDIDFSWFSEYQLPGYEGIEPFRSVAFDPAVGKAAHALGVRRDVGVRYMRDQVVCRHPAGGRKSEPAPPHQDFSAAVFDRMGYVNFWIALNEIPPERGSLRFYSGSHHEGPLGWRDKEGNLSPNGRPLLEVYPDLAERCPKSEPLHLMPGDATAHTMLTVHESPGNFTDEPRWNLINLYIPEDVVYTGLVRGGIEQVVDIGEPLDHPRFPVIWRPGD, encoded by the coding sequence ATGAGCGCTCCCACCACAGGTGTGCGAGAAATCACGGTCGAGGAAAGTGCATCCTTCCGAGAGAACGGATGGGTCAAGCTCGACAACTTCCTACCGACAGACGTCGCGGCGGAGCTGCTTGAGGGCGCCAAGAGGCTGCTGGGACCTGACGGAACCGGCCACACCGCCCGCCGCGGAGTCGACATCGACTTCAGCTGGTTCTCCGAATACCAACTTCCCGGCTACGAAGGAATCGAGCCGTTTCGGTCTGTCGCATTCGATCCCGCGGTCGGCAAGGCCGCCCACGCGCTCGGCGTACGGCGCGATGTCGGCGTTCGGTACATGCGTGATCAGGTCGTGTGCAGGCATCCTGCGGGCGGGCGGAAGTCCGAGCCAGCGCCCCCGCACCAGGACTTCTCCGCCGCAGTCTTCGACCGGATGGGGTACGTCAACTTCTGGATCGCGCTCAACGAGATCCCACCCGAGCGCGGTTCGCTGCGCTTCTACAGCGGATCCCATCACGAAGGCCCGTTGGGCTGGCGCGACAAGGAGGGCAATCTTTCACCGAACGGCCGGCCATTGCTCGAGGTGTATCCGGACCTCGCCGAACGTTGTCCGAAATCCGAGCCGCTGCACCTGATGCCGGGTGATGCCACGGCCCACACGATGCTCACCGTGCACGAGTCGCCGGGAAACTTCACCGACGAACCACGATGGAATCTGATCAACCTCTATATACCGGAGGACGTCGTGTACACCGGCTTAGTTCGCGGCGGTATCGAGCAGGTGGTCGATATCGGTGAACCACTCGACCATCCGCGATTCCCGGTGATCTGGCGACCCGGCGACTGA
- a CDS encoding enoyl-CoA hydratase-related protein gives MIDQSCYEHIELALHSDGVLLARLNRPDRLNAINDRLHNEISRLPLDVDLDPDVNILVITGAGRAFTAGGDLRDPMDTRPEATTYKVGRQVVDNMLACDKPVIAAVNGPARGLGVTLAFLCDVVYAHRHATFADTHALIGAGAGDGAQLIWPALAGPNWAKYYLMTGDTISAVEAERLGLVNFVVDDDPESAAMELAVRLAKGNQRAIRASKVAINANLRSSASWIVPFGLVAGQVSDDHQWPTSDRKPCNATEKN, from the coding sequence ATGATCGATCAATCTTGTTATGAACATATTGAACTCGCTTTGCACAGCGACGGTGTGCTCTTGGCAAGACTTAACCGCCCTGACCGCCTGAACGCAATCAATGATCGCCTACACAACGAAATCTCGCGGCTTCCGCTCGATGTGGATCTGGATCCTGACGTCAATATTTTGGTGATCACGGGCGCCGGCCGCGCCTTCACCGCTGGCGGCGACCTTCGAGACCCGATGGACACCCGACCCGAGGCGACCACGTACAAGGTGGGTCGCCAGGTCGTGGACAACATGTTGGCCTGCGACAAGCCGGTCATCGCCGCTGTGAACGGTCCCGCTCGCGGACTGGGTGTGACGTTGGCATTCCTGTGTGACGTCGTCTACGCCCACCGCCACGCAACGTTCGCCGATACCCATGCCTTGATCGGAGCGGGAGCAGGCGACGGTGCGCAGCTGATCTGGCCGGCACTCGCCGGCCCAAACTGGGCGAAGTACTACCTGATGACCGGCGACACCATCTCAGCTGTAGAGGCTGAGCGGCTGGGCCTCGTCAACTTCGTGGTCGATGACGACCCGGAGTCGGCAGCAATGGAACTCGCTGTCCGACTCGCGAAGGGAAACCAACGCGCTATACGCGCATCGAAGGTGGCGATCAATGCCAACCTCCGGTCCTCGGCGTCGTGGATCGTCCCTTTCGGCCTCGTCGCCGGACAAGTCTCGGACGACCACCAATGGCCGACATCCGATCGAAAGCCCTGCAATGCAACAGAAAAGAACTAG